A window of the Paenibacillus woosongensis genome harbors these coding sequences:
- a CDS encoding (2,3-dihydroxybenzoyl)adenylate synthase has product MLAGCPTWPQEFAERYRQEGCWRGETFGEMLRERAKAYGERIAIVSGERRISYAELDDRTDRLAEGLLGIGIEPQDRVVVQLPNIAEFFEVIFALFRIGAMPVFALPLHRRHEISYISEFSEAKAYIIADQDAGFDYRELAREVIREVPSLRHVLVAGEAQEFVALEELYGEPREPEAGGKAETSAKKREANGKYGGRLSQPHPGDVAFLQLSGGTTGLPKLIPRTHDDYIYSLRLSAEICGLNEHSVYLAVLPAAHNYPLSSPGVLGTLYAGGRVVLARGASPDEAFPLLLRERVTITALVPPLALIWLDAAERQRIEFPHLQVLQVGGAKFSAEAAARVKPTLGCQLQQVFGMAEGLVNYTRLDDPDEVIVHTQGRPMSPWDEVRVVDDEDNEVPPGEAGHLLTRGPYTIRGYYRAEEHNAKAFTSDGFYRTGDIVRINSDGHLIVEGRDKDQINRGGEKIAAEEVENQLLAHPGVHDAAVVAMPDEYLGERICAFVIPHPAADTPLSGVQIKAFLRGRGLAAFKIPDRIEFIYSFPKTKVGKVSKKALRELIAEKQRG; this is encoded by the coding sequence ATGCTTGCTGGATGCCCGACTTGGCCCCAAGAATTTGCTGAGCGTTACCGCCAGGAGGGTTGCTGGCGCGGAGAAACGTTTGGCGAGATGCTGCGGGAACGCGCGAAGGCTTACGGCGAACGGATTGCCATCGTCAGTGGCGAACGCCGTATCAGCTATGCGGAGCTGGACGACCGGACGGACCGCCTCGCAGAAGGATTGCTGGGCATCGGGATTGAACCGCAGGATCGGGTCGTGGTTCAACTGCCGAACATCGCGGAATTTTTTGAAGTGATTTTTGCATTATTCCGAATCGGCGCAATGCCTGTATTCGCCTTGCCGCTGCATCGCAGGCATGAGATTTCATATATATCCGAGTTTTCTGAGGCGAAAGCTTATATTATAGCCGACCAGGATGCGGGATTTGACTACCGCGAGCTGGCAAGGGAAGTCATTCGCGAGGTTCCTTCGCTGCGCCATGTTCTGGTCGCCGGTGAAGCGCAGGAGTTTGTAGCGCTGGAGGAGCTGTACGGAGAGCCGAGAGAACCGGAGGCAGGCGGCAAAGCTGAAACTTCTGCGAAGAAGCGTGAGGCGAACGGGAAGTATGGCGGCAGGCTGTCCCAGCCACACCCGGGAGATGTCGCTTTCCTTCAACTTTCGGGCGGAACGACAGGATTGCCGAAGCTGATTCCCCGCACGCACGACGACTATATTTATTCGCTGCGCCTTAGTGCGGAAATCTGCGGGCTGAATGAACATAGCGTCTATCTGGCCGTGCTTCCGGCAGCGCATAATTATCCGCTTAGCTCGCCGGGCGTGCTGGGCACGTTATACGCCGGGGGCCGCGTCGTGCTCGCCCGGGGGGCCAGCCCGGACGAGGCCTTCCCATTGCTGCTCCGCGAGCGGGTCACGATTACCGCGCTGGTGCCGCCCCTTGCTCTCATATGGCTTGATGCGGCGGAACGGCAGCGTATCGAATTCCCTCATTTGCAGGTGCTCCAGGTCGGCGGCGCGAAGTTCAGCGCCGAGGCGGCCGCACGCGTGAAGCCGACCTTGGGCTGCCAGCTGCAGCAGGTATTCGGCATGGCCGAGGGGCTCGTCAATTATACGAGGCTGGATGACCCCGACGAGGTCATCGTGCATACCCAAGGCCGGCCGATGTCGCCCTGGGACGAAGTCCGCGTCGTCGATGACGAGGATAATGAGGTGCCGCCTGGCGAGGCCGGCCATCTGCTTACCCGCGGCCCGTATACGATTCGCGGCTATTACAGAGCGGAGGAGCATAATGCGAAAGCCTTCACGAGCGACGGCTTCTACCGTACGGGTGACATTGTCCGGATCAATTCAGACGGCCACCTCATCGTAGAGGGACGCGACAAAGACCAAATCAACCGGGGAGGGGAAAAGATCGCCGCCGAGGAGGTCGAGAACCAGCTTCTCGCCCATCCGGGGGTACATGATGCCGCCGTGGTGGCCATGCCGGACGAATATTTGGGCGAGCGCATCTGTGCTTTCGTCATACCGCACCCAGCTGCAGACACGCCTTTGTCGGGCGTGCAGATCAAGGCTTTTTTACGTGGACGCGGTCTCGCTGCCTTTAAAATTCCCGATCGGATCGAATTCATCTATTCTTTTCCGAAGACGAAGGTCGGCAAAGTCAGCAAAAAAGCGCTGCGCGAGCTAATAGCAGAGAAGCAGCGCGGATGA
- a CDS encoding isochorismatase family protein produces MGIPAIFPYSMPAEAELPANKVAWRPDPQRAVLLIHDMQNYFLKPYNTAESPIVELFSNISRIRSECAKLGIPVVYSAQLGGQRPDERGLLQDFWGPGIGTDPFEAQIAAEVAPGVQDIQMTKWRYSAFQRTDLLQWMRDQARDQLIVSGIYAHIGCLLSSCEAFMQDIQPFFVADAVADFSLEKHKLALTYAAERCAVTLTTQRLLAELNAATSANGPGGNQEHSLSSSYPPQTAGTGRNLPSPNQTGQSARSSLQAAASASQDIAASPSLAAKPSSYEQLRQQVADLLQEAAEEIGGQDNLVELWGLDSIRIMSLAERFSREGEEIAFTELAERPTLDNWWQLLSARMSPSIPNVDYFLLGKEV; encoded by the coding sequence ATGGGTATCCCAGCCATTTTTCCTTATTCCATGCCTGCCGAGGCGGAGCTTCCGGCAAACAAAGTCGCTTGGCGGCCTGATCCGCAGCGGGCGGTACTGCTTATCCATGATATGCAAAATTATTTCCTGAAGCCTTACAATACTGCAGAATCTCCCATTGTCGAGCTATTCTCCAATATTTCCCGGATACGCAGCGAATGCGCGAAGCTGGGCATTCCCGTCGTCTATTCTGCGCAGCTTGGGGGTCAGCGTCCGGACGAGCGCGGCCTGCTGCAGGATTTCTGGGGGCCGGGGATTGGAACTGACCCGTTTGAGGCGCAAATTGCCGCCGAAGTCGCTCCTGGCGTACAGGACATTCAGATGACCAAATGGCGGTACAGCGCGTTTCAGAGAACAGATCTGCTGCAATGGATGAGGGATCAGGCGCGTGATCAGCTGATCGTCAGCGGTATTTATGCCCATATCGGCTGTCTGCTCAGCTCCTGCGAAGCGTTCATGCAGGATATCCAGCCGTTTTTTGTCGCTGATGCGGTTGCGGATTTCTCGCTTGAGAAGCACAAGCTTGCCCTGACCTACGCGGCGGAGCGGTGCGCGGTCACTTTGACGACGCAGCGGCTGCTGGCCGAGCTGAACGCGGCAACGTCTGCAAATGGGCCGGGAGGCAATCAGGAGCATAGTCTTTCCAGCAGTTACCCTCCCCAAACTGCAGGAACCGGACGGAATCTCCCGTCTCCGAATCAGACGGGACAATCTGCCCGATCCTCGCTTCAGGCTGCGGCCTCTGCAAGCCAAGACATCGCTGCTTCCCCGTCCTTGGCTGCAAAGCCATCGTCCTATGAGCAGCTGCGACAGCAGGTCGCCGATTTGCTGCAGGAGGCAGCTGAAGAAATCGGCGGGCAGGACAATTTGGTCGAGCTGTGGGGATTGGATTCGATACGCATCATGAGCCTGGCCGAACGATTTAGCCGCGAAGGCGAGGAGATTGCCTTTACGGAGCTGGCCGAACGGCCGACGCTGGACAATTGGTGGCAGCTCCTCTCTGCACGAATGAGCCCTTCCATTCCTAATGTCGACTATTTTTTGCTGGGGAAGGAGGTGTAA
- a CDS encoding amino acid adenylation domain-containing protein, with protein MPVQTEVRYPLTGAQSGIWFAQQLDPGNPIYNTGEYIEIRGSLRLELFEQALRRGVAEAETLQLRFGEDEDGPWQRLADTEGEEWSLLCLDFSGEDQPRAVAEAWMKQDLATPTDLMKGPLFRQAILQIAPDCFLWYQKIHHIAIDGFGFSLLTRRVAQIYTALSRDEAIGRSFGSWQEVLQEEAAYRASQQEEKDRKFWLSRFADQPDAVGLGGRVQRTANRFLRQSGELDPSSMNALRAAAESAGASWPEMMVAALAVYMHRATGAEDVILGMPMMCRLGSASLRVPGMVMNLVPLRLTIRKDMNPLEVIAQVSQELWAARRHQKFRQQDLRRELKLLGEQQRLFGPILNMMPFDEALSFGGAPGIVHNLSAGPVDDLLVHVRPRSEDGGLRIDFDGNPDIYAPEELERHHRRFIRLLEQFATADPERPVMDIEWLLADERWQVLEGWNQVKQQGASCASPGPAKLFEQQAAARPEAAAVACEESVLSYAALNAQANRLAHYLIEQGVGPEQIVALALSRSPLIAAAILAVHKTGAAYLPLDPDYPADRIAYMIDNARPSCILTDQACESRLAGFSGTSRLVLDAPDTMASLRKYSAQNPEDAERTVPLSPLHPAYVLYTSGSTGLPKGVMVTYGSLVNLITDMRERFPLSERDRMLSVTTIAFDISVLEVYLPLTTGACMDIALKETILDASALAKRIREQKITLLQATPTLFQELVSSRPESLTGLSVISGGEALPAGLKLGLQALGCQVNNQYGPTETTIYSTAARLGEEEAKPAIGRPVRNTQLYVLDDALQPVPPGVAGELYIAGAGLARGYLDRPGMTAERFVANPYGAPGTRMYRTGDLVRWKADGSLDYIGRADHQIKIRGFRIELGEIISVFSRHPAIEQVTVMAREDRPGEKRLVAYIMPAASVTMDPAELRRYAAEHLPEYMVPSAFVELSEMPLTPNRKIDHKALPAPVDMIQSKGLAPRSPQEELLCQLFAEVLGRARVGIDDDFFEMGGHSLLAGRLTARIRDVFGAEIGIRHLFETPTVAGLIQYLDQAKQARPPVRPAARPEQVPLSFAQRRLWFLYRMEGPNPTYNMPWAARITGPLDVEALELALGDVTERHESLRTIFPDEMGVPQQRILNADQARPKLIVTKTSEKDLESNIVEGAGYSFDLCTETPFRAQLFVLGPEKHVLLLLLHHIAGDGWSLTPLGRDLSAAYSARCRKEQPSWPPLPVQYADYVLWQEQLLGVEGDSGSLYARQLEFWKNKLHQLPDQLELPTDRPRPAVSSYEGGVIPFELDEGMHARLLHVAKDNKASLFMVLHAALAALLTRLGGGDDIPIGSPIAGRNDDALGGLVGMFINTLVLRADTSGNPSFAELIARVREADLAAYEHQDLPFEQLVEVLNPARSRARHPLFQIMLVLQNELEAPLQFPGAVTSLKMVSSGTAKFDLTVELNERRGADGSPGGLSGLLEYSKDLYEPPTAEAFACRYVQVLEALAQNPEQPIANADILTPAERQAFLMDARGTVGETISLAAGQGTASERPCGSMEASPQASLFELFEAQASKFPDAVAAVCEGDRLSYAQLNTAANRLAHMLIAGGVAAGQTVALALPRSLELVIGLLAVLKAGAAYLPLDPDYPAERLEWMVEDAKPVYMITNEQAAGQMPNTLPTPRIVLDDPAVEQRLRDSSEHNPREDERSGLVTPLSPAYMIYTSGSTGKPKGVVIPHHNVIRLFAATDSWFHFGADDVWMLFHSYAFDFSVWELWGALLYGGRLVVVPYEVSRSPAEFLQLLAEEQVTVLNQTPSAFYAFMQADRENVELGQELALRYVIFGGEALELGRLKDWYERHPEDAPKLINMYGITETTVHVSYLELDENSASQGGSSLIGRPIPDLRVYVLDSTLQPVPPGVIGEMYVAGAGLAQGYWGRPDLTAERFIADPYGPPGTRMYRTGDLAKRLPDGSLDYLGRGDQQVKIRGFRIELGEIEAVLASYPGVEQAAVLVREDQPGDKRLAAYIVPGPGAELMLADLRRYAASILPEYMVPSAIIHLDSLPLTPNGKLDRKALPAPEYTLSPEGRGPRTPQEEVLCDLFAEVLGLPRVSIDDGFFELGGHSLLAVRLMSRIRETMGRELGIGLLFEAPTVAGLGEKLYSDQGQSALQVLLPLRTEGKEIPLFCVHPAGGLSWCYAGLMKHLGMDYPIYGLQARGIAEADQYPRTLEEMTADYIAQIRTVQPHGPYRLLGWSFGGNVAQAMAVQLQHEGEEVAFLAMLDAFPSHYLPLRGEASEDEALIALLALGGYDPDSIKDGPLDIARAIEILRSDGSALASLDEEIILNLKNTYENSVRLLSAFVPEKYEGDLLFFHSTIIPEWFDPIEPEMWAPYIGGQIERHDIACRHKDLCQPGPLAEIGQVLLAKLQVK; from the coding sequence ATGCCAGTACAAACGGAGGTTCGTTATCCTTTGACAGGAGCGCAATCCGGAATATGGTTCGCTCAGCAGCTTGACCCGGGAAATCCTATTTACAATACGGGCGAATATATCGAAATTCGCGGCTCGCTGAGGCTGGAGCTATTTGAGCAGGCTTTGCGGCGGGGGGTCGCAGAAGCGGAGACGCTGCAGCTTCGCTTCGGAGAAGATGAGGACGGGCCTTGGCAGAGGCTGGCGGACACGGAGGGAGAAGAGTGGAGCCTGCTCTGTTTGGATTTCAGCGGGGAGGATCAACCGCGGGCAGTTGCGGAAGCCTGGATGAAACAGGACTTGGCCACACCGACGGATTTAATGAAGGGTCCATTGTTCCGTCAGGCCATTCTGCAGATCGCGCCAGACTGCTTCCTTTGGTATCAGAAAATCCATCATATCGCCATTGACGGCTTCGGCTTCTCGCTGCTCACCCGGAGGGTGGCTCAAATCTATACGGCCCTGTCCCGTGACGAGGCCATTGGGCGCAGCTTCGGTTCCTGGCAGGAGGTGCTGCAGGAGGAAGCCGCATACCGCGCATCCCAGCAGGAGGAGAAGGACCGCAAGTTCTGGTTGTCGCGTTTTGCCGATCAGCCCGATGCCGTGGGCCTTGGCGGTAGGGTGCAGCGAACGGCGAACCGTTTCCTGCGCCAATCCGGCGAGCTGGACCCGAGCAGCATGAATGCGCTGCGGGCGGCCGCTGAATCGGCAGGGGCGAGCTGGCCGGAAATGATGGTGGCCGCGTTGGCCGTATACATGCACCGGGCTACAGGAGCAGAGGACGTCATTCTCGGCATGCCGATGATGTGCCGCCTAGGCTCCGCATCACTGCGGGTGCCGGGTATGGTCATGAATCTGGTCCCGCTGCGCCTGACGATTCGCAAAGACATGAACCCGCTGGAAGTGATCGCACAGGTATCGCAAGAGCTGTGGGCTGCGAGACGGCATCAGAAATTCCGCCAGCAGGATCTGCGGCGCGAGCTCAAGCTGCTGGGCGAGCAGCAGCGGCTGTTCGGCCCGATCCTGAACATGATGCCGTTTGACGAAGCTCTGAGCTTCGGCGGCGCACCCGGAATCGTTCATAATTTGTCGGCAGGACCCGTTGATGACTTGCTCGTTCATGTGCGCCCAAGGTCTGAGGACGGCGGGCTGCGGATCGATTTCGACGGCAATCCGGATATTTATGCCCCGGAGGAGCTGGAGAGGCACCATCGGCGCTTTATCCGTCTGCTGGAGCAATTTGCGACCGCAGATCCCGAACGTCCGGTGATGGATATTGAATGGCTGCTGGCCGATGAACGGTGGCAGGTACTCGAGGGCTGGAACCAAGTCAAACAACAGGGTGCCTCCTGCGCAAGCCCGGGCCCTGCTAAATTGTTTGAGCAGCAAGCCGCAGCCAGGCCTGAAGCGGCTGCAGTTGCCTGCGAGGAATCAGTCCTCAGCTATGCCGCATTGAACGCACAGGCGAATCGGCTCGCTCATTACCTGATAGAACAGGGGGTAGGGCCCGAGCAGATCGTGGCCTTGGCTCTATCCCGTTCTCCCTTGATTGCCGCGGCGATCCTGGCGGTGCATAAGACCGGGGCGGCCTATTTGCCGCTCGATCCGGATTACCCGGCGGATCGCATCGCTTACATGATTGACAACGCCCGGCCGAGCTGCATCTTGACCGACCAGGCGTGCGAATCGAGACTGGCTGGTTTCAGCGGGACGTCCCGTCTGGTACTTGATGCACCTGATACAATGGCCAGTTTACGGAAGTATTCCGCTCAGAATCCGGAGGATGCCGAGCGTACTGTCCCCTTATCGCCGCTTCATCCGGCATATGTTCTTTATACTTCAGGTTCAACCGGTCTGCCGAAAGGAGTCATGGTGACCTATGGAAGCCTGGTTAACCTGATCACGGATATGCGGGAGCGGTTCCCGTTAAGCGAACGGGATCGGATGCTGTCCGTAACGACGATCGCCTTCGACATATCTGTACTGGAGGTCTACCTGCCTCTGACAACGGGGGCTTGCATGGATATCGCCCTGAAGGAGACGATTCTGGATGCTTCCGCGCTGGCCAAGCGGATTCGGGAACAGAAAATTACGCTGCTGCAGGCCACGCCGACCTTATTTCAGGAGCTGGTGTCCAGCAGGCCTGAATCGTTAACAGGTTTGTCGGTTATTTCAGGCGGCGAGGCGCTTCCGGCAGGATTAAAGCTCGGCCTGCAAGCGCTGGGTTGTCAGGTGAACAACCAGTACGGACCGACAGAAACGACGATTTATTCCACCGCTGCAAGGCTGGGGGAGGAGGAGGCCAAGCCAGCGATCGGCAGGCCGGTTCGGAATACACAGCTCTATGTGCTGGACGATGCGCTGCAGCCTGTTCCGCCCGGCGTTGCAGGCGAGCTGTACATCGCCGGCGCCGGGCTGGCCCGCGGCTACCTGGACCGGCCGGGGATGACGGCGGAGCGCTTCGTGGCGAATCCATACGGAGCCCCAGGCACGCGGATGTACCGTACTGGCGACCTTGTGCGCTGGAAAGCGGACGGTTCGCTGGATTATATCGGCCGCGCCGACCATCAGATCAAAATACGGGGGTTTCGCATCGAACTAGGTGAAATTATTTCCGTATTTTCCCGGCACCCGGCCATTGAGCAGGTGACGGTGATGGCCCGGGAGGATCGTCCTGGGGAGAAGCGGCTGGTCGCTTACATCATGCCTGCTGCCTCTGTTACCATGGATCCCGCCGAGCTGCGCCGTTATGCTGCGGAGCATTTGCCGGAGTATATGGTTCCTTCGGCATTCGTGGAACTTAGCGAAATGCCGCTGACGCCGAACCGGAAAATTGACCATAAAGCTCTGCCGGCGCCAGTAGACATGATCCAGTCGAAAGGACTCGCGCCGCGGTCGCCGCAGGAGGAACTGCTATGCCAATTATTCGCGGAGGTATTAGGGCGGGCACGCGTCGGCATTGACGACGATTTCTTTGAGATGGGAGGGCATTCGCTGCTTGCCGGCCGGCTGACCGCACGGATTCGCGACGTGTTTGGCGCAGAAATCGGCATCCGCCATTTATTTGAAACGCCTACCGTGGCCGGGCTAATCCAGTATCTCGATCAGGCGAAGCAGGCGAGGCCGCCCGTTCGCCCGGCGGCGCGTCCGGAGCAGGTTCCGCTATCTTTTGCCCAGCGGCGCTTGTGGTTTCTGTACCGGATGGAGGGGCCAAATCCGACATATAACATGCCGTGGGCAGCCCGAATAACCGGACCGCTGGATGTGGAGGCTTTGGAGCTTGCGCTTGGCGATGTAACAGAGCGGCACGAGTCGCTGCGGACCATCTTTCCCGACGAGATGGGCGTGCCGCAGCAGCGGATTTTAAACGCAGATCAAGCAAGGCCGAAACTGATCGTCACAAAGACGAGCGAAAAAGACCTGGAGTCGAACATAGTTGAGGGCGCTGGCTACAGCTTTGATTTGTGCACGGAGACGCCTTTCCGCGCGCAGCTGTTCGTGCTTGGTCCAGAGAAGCATGTGCTGCTTCTGCTGCTGCATCATATTGCCGGGGACGGCTGGTCGCTGACGCCGTTAGGACGTGACTTGTCCGCCGCTTATTCGGCCCGGTGCCGGAAAGAGCAGCCGTCATGGCCGCCGCTGCCCGTGCAGTATGCCGATTATGTGCTGTGGCAGGAGCAGCTGCTTGGCGTTGAAGGAGACTCCGGCAGCCTCTATGCACGTCAGCTAGAGTTCTGGAAGAACAAGCTTCATCAGCTGCCGGATCAGCTTGAGCTGCCGACCGATCGTCCACGACCGGCCGTTTCCAGCTATGAGGGAGGAGTTATTCCTTTCGAGCTTGACGAGGGGATGCATGCCCGGCTGCTGCATGTAGCGAAGGATAACAAGGCCAGCTTGTTTATGGTGCTGCACGCCGCGCTGGCTGCGCTGCTTACCCGGCTTGGCGGGGGAGACGACATTCCGATCGGCAGCCCGATTGCCGGAAGAAATGATGATGCGCTCGGCGGACTGGTGGGCATGTTCATCAATACGCTCGTGCTGCGGGCGGATACGTCGGGAAATCCGAGCTTCGCCGAGCTCATCGCCCGGGTACGGGAAGCGGACCTGGCCGCTTATGAGCACCAGGATTTGCCGTTCGAACAGCTGGTGGAAGTGCTGAATCCGGCACGCTCGCGAGCGCGGCATCCGTTGTTTCAAATCATGCTCGTGCTGCAAAATGAACTGGAAGCGCCGCTTCAGTTCCCGGGTGCGGTCACATCCCTGAAGATGGTCAGCTCCGGCACGGCGAAGTTCGACCTGACGGTGGAGCTGAATGAACGGCGCGGCGCAGATGGCAGCCCAGGCGGACTAAGCGGTTTGCTGGAATACAGCAAAGATTTATACGAGCCGCCTACGGCAGAGGCTTTTGCCTGCAGATATGTACAGGTGCTCGAGGCGCTGGCACAAAATCCGGAGCAGCCTATTGCAAACGCGGATATTCTGACCCCGGCGGAGCGCCAGGCCTTTTTGATGGATGCACGCGGAACGGTCGGCGAAACGATTAGCCTTGCTGCCGGTCAGGGAACAGCTTCAGAGCGTCCTTGCGGCAGTATGGAGGCTTCGCCCCAAGCCAGTCTGTTCGAGCTGTTCGAGGCGCAGGCGTCCAAATTCCCGGACGCGGTTGCAGCGGTATGCGAGGGCGACCGCCTAAGCTACGCTCAGCTGAACACCGCGGCAAACCGCCTGGCCCACATGCTGATCGCGGGCGGTGTGGCCGCCGGCCAAACGGTGGCGCTTGCCCTGCCGCGCTCCCTGGAGCTGGTCATAGGCTTGCTGGCTGTCCTGAAGGCCGGCGCGGCTTACCTCCCCCTCGATCCCGACTACCCGGCTGAGCGGCTGGAGTGGATGGTCGAGGATGCGAAGCCGGTGTATATGATTACGAACGAACAGGCGGCGGGCCAAATGCCGAATACGCTGCCTACACCGAGGATCGTGCTTGACGATCCGGCTGTGGAGCAGCGGCTTCGGGACAGCTCCGAGCATAACCCGCGCGAGGATGAACGGAGCGGCCTCGTAACCCCATTAAGTCCGGCCTATATGATATATACCTCGGGCTCGACGGGTAAGCCGAAGGGCGTGGTTATTCCACATCATAATGTCATCCGGTTATTTGCAGCTACTGACTCCTGGTTCCATTTCGGTGCGGATGATGTCTGGATGCTATTTCATTCCTATGCTTTTGATTTCTCCGTATGGGAACTGTGGGGAGCACTGCTCTATGGCGGCCGTCTCGTCGTCGTGCCATATGAAGTCAGCCGTTCGCCTGCGGAATTTCTGCAGCTGCTGGCCGAGGAGCAGGTAACTGTACTCAATCAGACGCCGTCGGCCTTCTATGCTTTCATGCAGGCGGATCGGGAGAATGTGGAACTGGGACAGGAGCTTGCACTGCGGTATGTAATTTTCGGAGGAGAGGCGCTGGAGCTGGGCCGCCTGAAGGACTGGTATGAGCGCCACCCGGAGGATGCCCCCAAGCTGATCAACATGTACGGCATCACGGAGACAACCGTGCATGTCAGCTATCTTGAACTGGATGAAAATAGTGCATCCCAGGGAGGGAGCAGCCTGATCGGCCGCCCGATCCCGGATTTACGGGTCTATGTTCTGGATTCGACCCTTCAGCCGGTGCCGCCAGGCGTCATCGGTGAGATGTACGTAGCTGGCGCTGGACTAGCTCAGGGCTATTGGGGACGGCCGGATCTGACGGCGGAGCGCTTCATCGCCGATCCATACGGTCCGCCGGGTACCCGCATGTATCGGACTGGAGATCTGGCCAAGCGGCTGCCAGACGGTTCGCTTGATTATCTAGGCCGCGGGGACCAGCAGGTGAAAATTCGCGGCTTCCGCATCGAATTGGGTGAAATCGAGGCGGTGCTCGCCAGCTACCCCGGCGTGGAGCAAGCAGCTGTCCTCGTCCGGGAAGATCAGCCGGGAGACAAGCGGCTCGCAGCCTATATCGTTCCCGGCCCAGGAGCAGAGCTCATGCTGGCTGATCTGCGCCGTTACGCAGCTTCCATCCTGCCGGAGTATATGGTGCCGTCGGCGATCATCCATTTGGATTCGCTACCACTTACGCCGAACGGCAAGCTGGATCGCAAGGCGCTGCCCGCACCGGAGTATACCTTGTCGCCGGAAGGCAGGGGGCCGAGAACTCCCCAGGAAGAAGTGCTGTGCGACTTATTCGCCGAGGTGCTTGGCCTGCCGCGCGTCAGCATCGACGACGGATTCTTCGAGCTCGGCGGACATTCGCTGCTGGCCGTGCGCCTCATGAGCCGAATTCGTGAAACGATGGGCCGGGAGCTTGGCATCGGTCTGCTGTTCGAGGCTCCGACCGTGGCGGGCCTTGGGGAGAAGCTGTACTCGGATCAGGGGCAGAGCGCGCTTCAGGTGCTGCTGCCGCTTCGCACGGAGGGTAAGGAAATCCCGCTGTTCTGCGTGCATCCGGCAGGCGGGTTAAGCTGGTGTTATGCGGGTTTGATGAAGCATCTCGGCATGGATTATCCGATTTACGGCTTGCAGGCGCGCGGCATTGCCGAAGCCGATCAGTATCCTAGAACGCTGGAGGAAATGACGGCCGATTATATCGCTCAGATCCGTACCGTTCAGCCGCACGGGCCATATCGTCTGTTGGGCTGGTCGTTTGGCGGAAATGTCGCTCAGGCGATGGCGGTACAGCTGCAGCACGAGGGAGAGGAAGTGGCGTTCCTGGCCATGCTCGATGCTTTCCCAAGCCATTATTTGCCGCTGCGCGGCGAGGCCAGCGAAGACGAGGCGTTGATTGCGCTGCTTGCTTTAGGCGGCTATGATCCCGACTCGATCAAGGACGGTCCGCTGGATATTGCGCGGGCGATCGAGATTTTGCGCAGCGACGGCAGTGCTCTGGCCAGCCTGGACGAGGAAATTATTTTAAATTTGAAAAATACGTACGAAAATTCGGTGCGCCTCCTAAGCGCCTTTGTTCCCGAAAAATACGAGGGGGATCTGCTGTTCTTCCACTCGACCATCATCCCGGAATGGTTTGACCCGATTGAACCGGAAATGTGGGCTCCATATATCGGAGGACAGATTGAAAGGCATGACATCGCTTGCCGCCATAAGGACTTATGCCAGCCGGGACCGCTGGCGGAGATCGGCCAGGTATTGCTGGCGAAGCTGCAGGTCAAGTAA
- a CDS encoding MbtH family protein, translated as MANPFEQTDDVYMVLVNDEGQYSLWPAFIQVPEGWKVALGESTRGACLDYIEAMWKDMRPLSLQKRGTADVI; from the coding sequence ATGGCAAATCCATTTGAACAAACAGACGACGTATATATGGTGCTCGTGAACGATGAGGGGCAATATTCACTTTGGCCGGCGTTCATTCAGGTGCCCGAAGGCTGGAAGGTGGCTCTTGGCGAAAGCACACGCGGTGCTTGCCTCGATTATATCGAAGCAATGTGGAAGGATATGCGCCCCCTTTCACTGCAAAAACGCGGTACCGCAGATGTAATATAG
- a CDS encoding arylamine N-acetyltransferase family protein: MLTIQQTDDYLRRLGMERQQPTMEFLFALHRAHVERIAWHTIDLFAGKPVPIDSGSLIHHIIYRGGGYCFHLNGAFHHLLRSLGYHVSLHRAGVQPHGYEPRINSFHLSLSVHLPIENRSNENYAYQTWIVDVGLGDMPYEPIPLHFGEHKQGFHTYKLTPSSVKTPGWRLEHDPKGVFAGVDIDAEAAPNMEEFIPKHQYLSTSPDSTWINLLLVQNRHKTNSNELRGCVYSRRDEQGLTKSEITYRTEWFELLSDVFDEPLNHFSQLEKDELWTKVLKVHEEWKRNQ, from the coding sequence ATGTTAACAATTCAACAAACCGATGATTATTTGCGCCGGTTAGGCATGGAGCGGCAGCAGCCGACGATGGAATTTTTATTTGCCCTGCACCGTGCCCATGTCGAGAGAATTGCGTGGCACACGATTGACCTATTTGCCGGCAAGCCTGTCCCGATCGATTCCGGTAGTTTGATTCATCATATTATTTATCGTGGAGGCGGGTATTGCTTTCATCTGAACGGGGCATTCCATCACCTGTTGCGTTCGCTGGGATATCATGTATCGCTGCACCGGGCCGGGGTTCAGCCCCATGGCTATGAACCGAGAATCAATTCCTTTCATTTAAGTCTATCCGTTCATCTGCCTATTGAAAATAGAAGCAATGAAAATTACGCGTACCAAACCTGGATTGTTGATGTTGGATTGGGCGATATGCCGTATGAGCCGATTCCGCTTCATTTTGGGGAGCATAAGCAGGGCTTTCATACTTATAAGCTTACTCCATCTAGTGTCAAAACTCCGGGCTGGCGGTTGGAACATGATCCGAAGGGAGTTTTTGCTGGCGTGGATATCGATGCTGAAGCCGCTCCGAATATGGAGGAGTTCATACCGAAGCATCAATATTTAAGCACGTCTCCGGATTCAACCTGGATCAATTTGCTGCTCGTTCAAAACAGGCACAAAACAAACAGTAATGAGCTTAGAGGATGCGTATACAGCAGGCGCGATGAGCAGGGCCTGACCAAAAGCGAAATTACCTATCGTACCGAATGGTTTGAACTATTGAGCGATGTATTTGACGAACCGTTAAATCACTTCAGCCAGCTCGAAAAAGACGAATTATGGACGAAAGTTCTAAAGGTCCATGAGGAGTGGAAAAGGAATCAGTAA